The following proteins come from a genomic window of Myxococcales bacterium:
- a CDS encoding formylglycine-generating enzyme family protein, with protein MGSPPCEWGRGRNSETESETTLTHAFYMQEKELTIGEWAATGELNVTLARAGAEQCTEPSCPVAQVNWYEALRFANRYSAWKGKPECYTLQGCGPDAGPGPFGCTNVSAVNTSVYDCDGYRLPTEAEWEYAVRAGTRSPTFAGPLTPIPPPADPTDCSTQPIIEPFAWYCANSGGRTHPVGQKSPNPWGLLDLLGNVLEHTSDMYTGIGHKPARRVDPGALIVPGDSTPLRGGSALLAPRNTRSAGHIGFTRLATDGGLRLVRTAK; from the coding sequence ATGGGGTCGCCGCCATGCGAGTGGGGCCGCGGGCGCAACAGCGAGACGGAATCCGAGACGACCCTTACCCACGCGTTCTACATGCAGGAGAAGGAGCTCACGATCGGCGAGTGGGCGGCAACCGGCGAGCTCAACGTGACGCTGGCGCGAGCCGGCGCCGAGCAATGCACGGAGCCGTCGTGTCCTGTTGCGCAGGTCAACTGGTACGAGGCTCTCCGATTTGCGAATCGGTACTCGGCTTGGAAGGGCAAGCCGGAGTGCTACACGCTTCAAGGCTGCGGGCCCGACGCCGGCCCCGGACCGTTTGGTTGCACCAACGTGTCGGCGGTGAACACCTCGGTCTACGACTGCGATGGTTACCGATTGCCGACGGAGGCAGAATGGGAGTACGCGGTGCGAGCGGGCACGAGGTCGCCGACCTTCGCGGGGCCGCTGACCCCGATTCCGCCGCCGGCCGATCCCACGGACTGCAGCACGCAGCCCATCATTGAGCCCTTCGCCTGGTATTGCGCGAACTCGGGTGGACGCACGCACCCCGTTGGTCAAAAGTCGCCGAACCCGTGGGGGCTCCTGGATTTGCTGGGCAATGTTCTGGAACACACATCGGACATGTACACCGGCATTGGGCACAAGCCCGCGCGTCGGGTCGACCCCGGGGCGCTCATCGTGCCGGGCGATTCGACGCCGCTCCGTGGCGGGAGCGCGCTCCTGGCGCCGCGCAACACGCGGTCGGCGGGTCACATCGGTTTCACGCGTCTCGCCACAGATGGCGGTCTGCGCC